The proteins below come from a single Tenuifilum thalassicum genomic window:
- a CDS encoding GLPGLI family protein yields the protein MRKIMFTVVLFVVSNAIAQKYTYVDRAKYKFTYQYSFNEERNNPNSKVIQDMVLFVGDKSSMFCNEDRMFIDSLLKLYENQPTQVAFGKIFPQLMGSKNSNSLTKYYVFKNLPEFGLTTYCQEDMNASYYKIVEDINLSWNICSDADSVINGYKCKKATTHYAGRDYIAWFTLDIPISDGPYKFSGLPGLIVSIHDTKNEHSFSLIAATNSKKDIYFKQVNYIETDLKGFIKSFEASKSSFINLLESATYSDESVKYRAIMRVQQCNNFVELF from the coding sequence ATGAGAAAGATAATGTTTACGGTTGTGCTATTTGTGGTGTCAAATGCAATTGCTCAAAAGTATACCTACGTCGATCGAGCTAAATATAAGTTTACCTATCAATATAGTTTCAATGAGGAGAGGAACAATCCCAATTCTAAGGTAATTCAAGATATGGTTCTTTTTGTGGGAGATAAAAGTTCCATGTTCTGTAACGAGGATCGTATGTTTATAGATTCTCTTCTGAAATTATACGAGAATCAACCAACACAGGTGGCATTTGGTAAGATTTTTCCTCAATTGATGGGTTCCAAAAATTCAAATTCACTTACAAAATACTATGTATTTAAAAACTTACCTGAGTTTGGCTTAACAACATATTGTCAGGAAGATATGAATGCGTCGTATTATAAAATTGTTGAGGATATTAATCTTAGCTGGAATATATGCTCCGATGCCGATAGTGTGATAAACGGGTATAAATGCAAGAAAGCAACTACACATTATGCAGGGCGCGACTATATTGCATGGTTCACGCTAGATATACCTATTAGCGATGGACCCTATAAGTTTTCTGGCTTACCAGGGTTAATTGTTTCTATTCACGATACTAAAAATGAACATTCATTTTCACTGATTGCCGCCACTAATTCAAAGAAGGATATCTATTTTAAACAAGTAAACTATATTGAAACTGATTTAAAAGGGTTTATAAAATCGTTTGAGGCTAGCAAATCCTCATTTATTAACTTATTGGAATCGGCTACTTATTCCGACGAATCTGTAAAGTATAGAGCAATTATGAGAGTTCAACAATGTAATAATTTTGTGGAGCTTTTTTAG
- a CDS encoding YhcH/YjgK/YiaL family protein has translation MIVAPLTDFGTYLKLHPLFERVEQALITLDFSNPGEKIYIENDKLIAIPSFNKGRNTGEALLESHDRYIDIQICLQGEETFGWADRQTCSSIVKPYNQEKDITFYNDEPSTYFTLKPNQFAIFFPNDCHAPLIGSGLIKKVVFKVKVESNLHNF, from the coding sequence ATGATAGTTGCACCTTTAACGGATTTTGGAACCTACTTGAAACTCCATCCTCTTTTTGAGCGGGTAGAGCAAGCACTTATAACCCTTGATTTTAGTAACCCGGGCGAAAAAATTTATATTGAAAATGATAAGCTAATAGCAATACCTTCGTTTAACAAGGGGCGTAATACAGGTGAGGCACTTTTGGAATCGCACGACAGGTATATTGATATACAGATATGCCTACAGGGTGAGGAGACGTTTGGGTGGGCCGATAGGCAAACGTGCAGCTCAATTGTAAAACCGTATAACCAAGAAAAGGATATCACCTTTTACAATGATGAACCCTCAACTTATTTCACATTAAAACCAAACCAGTTTGCCATCTTCTTTCCAAACGATTGTCACGCACCGCTTATTGGTAGTGGATTAATAAAAAAAGTTGTTTTTAAAGTGAAAGTAGAAAGTAATCTGCACAATTTTTGA
- a CDS encoding caspase family protein: MKRIVLKLVPLTLLLAVSACATLLNTTKQKVELTSNPIGAEVYINGESTNKTTPCSVWVKRKVKRGPINAKNQYIYEFKKDGYVPYTYTDKADISSKIYLNLFFNIAAIPAFGIDFISGGAYYYDNEVVAPLQKETGGYVVIRDTVVKKVYVNADDANRYEFKRLSDVDIDIPDNGIEHPYRFALIIGNEDYSSKQIELNSEINVDYARNDASAFKDYAINVLGIPETNITFLLDATVGQMNQAIAKTNLIIKNAKGKAEVFVYYAGHGLPDEATREPYLIPVDISGKNAKEGIKLETLYAKLTEHPSKRVVVFLDACFSGGARNKGLVAARGVKVRPTETVLQGNIATLAAATGEQTALPYKDKYHGFFTYYLLKKLKETKGNITFRELANYLNEVVPLQSVLLNDKEQTPTLRMGVNQTEDIENWILVKSN; this comes from the coding sequence ATGAAACGAATAGTACTAAAATTGGTACCACTTACACTACTACTTGCAGTTAGTGCTTGCGCAACTTTACTAAATACTACAAAGCAAAAAGTTGAACTTACATCCAACCCAATAGGTGCTGAGGTATACATAAACGGAGAAAGCACAAATAAAACAACTCCGTGCTCCGTATGGGTAAAGCGAAAAGTAAAGCGAGGTCCCATTAATGCTAAGAATCAGTACATCTACGAATTCAAAAAGGATGGTTATGTACCCTACACCTATACCGATAAGGCAGATATAAGCAGTAAGATATACCTGAATTTATTCTTTAATATTGCAGCAATTCCAGCATTTGGGATTGATTTTATTTCGGGAGGGGCCTACTATTACGACAATGAAGTGGTTGCCCCCTTGCAAAAAGAGACAGGCGGTTATGTTGTGATTCGCGATACAGTTGTAAAAAAGGTTTACGTTAATGCCGATGATGCAAATAGGTATGAGTTCAAAAGATTATCGGATGTAGATATTGATATACCCGATAACGGAATAGAACACCCCTACCGATTTGCACTAATTATTGGGAATGAGGATTACAGCAGCAAGCAAATTGAGTTAAATAGCGAGATAAATGTTGATTATGCCAGAAATGATGCCAGCGCATTTAAGGATTACGCCATTAACGTGCTAGGAATTCCTGAAACGAACATTACCTTTTTGCTAGATGCGACTGTTGGACAGATGAATCAGGCCATTGCCAAAACCAACCTGATAATTAAGAATGCAAAGGGTAAAGCCGAAGTGTTTGTTTACTATGCTGGCCATGGTTTACCCGATGAAGCAACCAGAGAGCCTTATCTAATACCCGTAGATATCAGCGGAAAAAACGCCAAGGAGGGCATTAAACTTGAAACTCTATATGCTAAGCTAACCGAACACCCATCAAAAAGAGTTGTTGTTTTTCTTGATGCCTGCTTTTCGGGCGGTGCACGAAACAAAGGCTTGGTTGCTGCTCGTGGTGTAAAAGTCAGACCTACTGAAACCGTTCTTCAAGGTAATATCGCAACTCTTGCAGCGGCAACCGGCGAACAAACTGCCCTGCCCTACAAGGATAAATACCATGGATTTTTCACTTACTACCTACTTAAAAAGCTAAAAGAAACTAAAGGCAATATAACCTTCAGAGAGCTTGCCAACTATTTGAATGAGGTTGTTCCACTTCAATCGGTGCTACTTAACGATAAGGAGCAAACCCCTACACTCAGAATGGGAGTTAACCAAACCGAGGATATTGAAAATTGGATTTTAGTTAAATCCAACTAA
- a CDS encoding TonB-dependent receptor, with amino-acid sequence MKHRCYSLFILLFFSNLLFAQEKYSIFGYIKDASTGEVLIGATVIAKDLNVGTATNSYGYYNLSLPKGEHTIAFGYLGYETIERTVTLNKNSRIDIELKPESQEIKEVVVTREKGNTNVRRAEMSLVKLEMKNIRQMPALMGEVDVIKAIQLLPGVQSTSEGGSGFSVRGGSADQNLILLDEATVYNASHLMGFFSVFNNDAIKDVKLYKGDIPASFGGRLSSVLDIRMKEGNSKEFKATGGIGSISSRLTLEGPIINEKSSFIISGRRTYVDVFFPLFKNEDLDKSSLYFYDLNAKVNATINPNNRIFLSGYFGRDMFGQDINGFGFGNRTFSARWNHIFKHNLFMNFTLISSNYNYFLESNTNDANALRWESNMDETCAKLDFNYAIGPKYQLKFGVASSHLTFMPGLIKGTSSNSFIQRWEIPKQYALEHGAYLSNEFDLGKISFKAGVRLSAFQNLGKGEGLILSPDYKVIGRIQYPKNEVYNTYINPEPRLGLVYRLTDSSSIKASYSYTTQYVQLASNSQGGNPLDVWFPASPNIKPQKANQWALGYFRNFLNNKIETSVEAYYKRVKNFVDFKDFANLLLNDELEADIRQGEAYSYGLELFARIGLGKWDGWISYTYGRTFRKTPGVNMGRTYSATFDKPHSATIVFNYQLNKRITISANWIYSTGQAYTQPTGRYEIENVVIPLYSDRNSKRYPDYHRLDLAVNIKKKKSLNRRWQSEWNFAIYNVYNRHNAWTINFEIDEENGNKPYAEKVYLFPIIPSITYNFKF; translated from the coding sequence ATGAAACATAGATGCTATTCTCTATTCATTCTGCTGTTTTTCTCTAATTTACTATTTGCTCAAGAAAAGTATAGCATTTTTGGCTACATAAAAGATGCTAGCACTGGAGAAGTGCTAATAGGAGCAACCGTCATAGCAAAAGATTTAAATGTTGGCACAGCGACTAATAGCTATGGATATTACAACCTTTCACTACCCAAAGGGGAACACACCATTGCTTTCGGATATTTAGGATATGAAACCATTGAACGAACAGTTACGCTGAACAAAAACTCAAGAATCGACATCGAACTTAAGCCCGAATCGCAGGAGATAAAAGAGGTTGTTGTAACCCGTGAAAAAGGCAACACTAATGTTAGGCGTGCCGAGATGAGCCTGGTAAAGCTTGAGATGAAAAATATTCGTCAAATGCCTGCCCTGATGGGTGAGGTTGATGTGATTAAGGCCATTCAGCTGCTTCCGGGTGTTCAAAGCACATCGGAAGGCGGTTCCGGATTTAGCGTCAGAGGCGGCTCTGCCGACCAAAACCTTATCCTACTCGACGAGGCAACTGTATACAACGCATCTCACCTTATGGGTTTCTTTTCTGTTTTTAACAACGATGCCATAAAGGATGTTAAGCTATACAAAGGTGATATTCCTGCTTCGTTTGGAGGTAGACTCTCTTCGGTATTAGATATCAGAATGAAGGAAGGGAACAGCAAGGAGTTTAAAGCAACAGGAGGCATTGGAAGCATCTCTAGCAGACTTACGCTTGAAGGGCCAATTATTAATGAAAAAAGTTCATTTATAATTTCCGGACGGAGAACCTATGTGGATGTTTTTTTCCCTCTTTTCAAGAATGAAGATTTAGATAAAAGCAGCCTTTACTTTTACGACCTAAACGCTAAGGTAAATGCCACCATTAATCCCAATAACAGGATATTCCTTTCTGGTTACTTTGGCAGGGATATGTTTGGACAAGATATTAATGGATTTGGTTTTGGTAATCGAACTTTTTCGGCTAGATGGAACCACATTTTCAAGCATAACCTATTTATGAATTTCACTTTAATATCGAGCAACTACAACTACTTTTTAGAATCAAACACAAACGATGCCAATGCGCTCCGATGGGAATCGAATATGGATGAAACCTGTGCTAAGCTAGACTTCAACTACGCAATAGGACCAAAATATCAGCTCAAATTCGGGGTTGCCAGCTCACATCTCACTTTTATGCCTGGACTGATTAAGGGAACTAGTTCTAATTCTTTTATCCAACGCTGGGAAATACCAAAACAATATGCACTTGAACATGGTGCTTACCTATCGAATGAGTTTGACCTTGGCAAAATTTCGTTCAAGGCTGGAGTTAGACTTTCGGCCTTTCAAAACTTGGGAAAAGGTGAAGGCCTTATCCTTTCACCGGATTATAAAGTTATCGGCAGAATCCAATATCCCAAAAATGAAGTTTATAACACCTACATCAACCCTGAGCCCCGATTGGGATTGGTTTACCGCCTAACCGATAGCAGTTCAATTAAAGCAAGTTACTCGTACACAACACAGTACGTACAACTTGCATCAAACTCTCAGGGGGGCAACCCTTTAGATGTATGGTTCCCTGCATCGCCAAACATAAAGCCTCAAAAAGCCAACCAATGGGCATTAGGGTATTTTAGAAATTTTTTGAACAATAAAATTGAAACTTCGGTAGAAGCATACTATAAGCGTGTGAAAAATTTTGTTGATTTTAAGGACTTTGCCAACTTGCTTCTAAACGATGAGCTAGAGGCCGATATTCGTCAGGGAGAAGCTTACTCCTACGGTTTAGAACTTTTTGCCAGAATTGGATTAGGCAAATGGGATGGTTGGATTAGCTATACCTATGGAAGAACCTTTAGAAAAACACCAGGTGTAAACATGGGCCGAACCTACAGTGCCACATTCGACAAACCCCACAGCGCTACAATTGTGTTTAACTACCAGCTAAATAAGCGAATTACTATTTCAGCAAACTGGATATACTCAACTGGTCAAGCATATACACAGCCCACTGGCAGATACGAAATTGAGAATGTAGTGATTCCACTCTACTCAGACCGAAACAGCAAGCGCTACCCCGATTATCACCGGCTCGATTTGGCTGTTAACATAAAAAAAAAAAAGAGTTTAAACCGCCGTTGGCAGAGCGAATGGAATTTTGCCATATATAATGTTTACAACAGGCACAATGCTTGGACTATCAATTTTGAAATCGATGAAGAGAATGGTAACAAGCCTTACGCCGAGAAGGTTTACCTATTTCCAATAATTCCATCGATAACATATAATTTTAAGTTTTAA
- a CDS encoding DUF4249 domain-containing protein — protein sequence MKKLNIYIGFILIAIISCTERMDIELDASDTKLVVYGGITTDTMSHLVYLSQTIPFNSATAPQPVSNATVYIEEGENRYDLTEDTNNPGHYYTASNVYGKSGATYKLRIENVNIGGLTEFDAIAQMPVLNEGYQTNYLDSINVTYNTNWEGWVINGFAREPENLRNYYMFRVKINDTNYSDSLDNLVLIDDKFFNGNNTVGAAFYFIADKDTLKPGDKVTLELCAISEDYFYYLSEAQTASQPQFPLFSPPPANPRTNLTGGALGYFSAYAIIRASYVMRDEDFEGVKG from the coding sequence ATGAAGAAGTTAAATATCTACATAGGATTTATACTTATAGCAATAATTTCATGCACCGAACGGATGGACATTGAACTTGATGCTTCGGATACGAAACTTGTTGTTTATGGAGGCATTACTACCGATACCATGAGCCACCTAGTTTACCTTTCTCAAACTATACCATTCAATAGCGCTACCGCACCACAACCTGTATCTAATGCTACAGTTTACATTGAAGAGGGTGAAAACAGATATGATTTAACCGAAGACACCAACAATCCAGGACACTACTACACCGCAAGCAACGTATATGGAAAATCGGGAGCAACCTATAAACTTAGAATAGAAAATGTAAACATAGGTGGGTTAACAGAGTTTGATGCTATAGCTCAGATGCCAGTTCTTAATGAAGGCTATCAAACAAACTATCTCGACTCAATTAATGTAACCTACAACACTAACTGGGAAGGATGGGTGATTAATGGTTTTGCCAGGGAACCTGAAAATTTAAGAAATTACTATATGTTTCGGGTTAAGATAAACGATACGAATTACAGCGATAGCCTTGATAACTTGGTCCTTATTGACGACAAGTTTTTTAATGGAAACAACACGGTAGGGGCTGCTTTCTACTTTATTGCTGATAAAGATACCTTAAAACCAGGCGACAAGGTAACACTGGAGTTATGTGCTATTTCTGAAGATTACTTCTACTACCTAAGTGAAGCACAAACAGCCTCGCAACCACAATTCCCACTTTTTAGTCCCCCACCCGCAAATCCAAGAACAAACCTAACTGGGGGAGCATTAGGTTACTTTAGCGCATACGCAATTATTAGGGCATCGTATGTGATGAGAGACGAAGATTTTGAGGGGGT